DNA from Xanthomonas hyacinthi:
ACGTTCCACAGTTCGCTCGGGTAGGCGATGCCGTCCAGCACCAGGTCGTCCTCCGGCTTGCCGGTGCCCAGCACCAGCTGCGAGGTCGCCACCCGGCTCTTGCCGGCGAAACCGGCCAACACCAGCTGCGGCGCCAGTGCGCGCGCGGTGCCGCCCTTCACCGCCAGGAACACCGCGTCGGCGGCGCCGGCGTTGCGCAACTGCGCGCCGACATCGCCCGGCACCTCGGCCACGCTGACGCTGGCCGCGAGCTTGCCGCCGCGCTCGACGAAGCGCTCGCGGAACGCGGCCACCGCGCGGCGGCCGTTGTCGTCGTTGCTGCCGATCACCAGCGCGTTGCGGCGCTCGTGCGCCAGCAGGTACTCGGCGGCGGCGATGCCGTCGTCTTCCGGCGCCAGCGAGAAACCAGCGCTGCCGGCGGGCGGGGCGCTGGTGCCGCGGTTCAATGCCAGCAGCGGCACCGGCAGCGCGTCGCGCGCGAACAGCGCAGTGACCTCGTCGCGGCCCAGCGGGCCGACCACGAAGTCGGCGCCGCCGTCGATCGCCTTCTGGTAGGCGGCCAGCGCCCCGGCCGCGGTGCCGGTGGTGTCGATGAAGTCGATCTCCGGGCGGCGCCGGGTCTCGCCGTAGTAGCCGGCGAGCAGGCCGTCGCGCACCGGCGCGGCCGCGGTGGCCAGGGTGCCGCTCAGCGGCAGCAGCACCGCCAGCTTGGCCGGCGGTCGGTAGCCGTCGCGCTCGGCCGGCGGCCGCTTGCCGGTGTCGAAGCCCCACTGCTCGCCGCGGTCGAACGGACGCGGCAGCGCCAGGCCGCGGCTGATCAGCGCGCGCCCGGCGAAGTTGTACAGCGGGTCGCCGGCCGCCAGCGCGGCGGCGCGCGCCTGCAGGGTGGCGTCGTTCAACGCCGCCAGCTGGCGCACGATGGCGCGCTGGTTGTCGCTGCGCGCCTGGCCGGTCAGGCCGATGTCGGCGCGGGCGCGTTCGTCCAGCGCCGCGGTGGCGTCGCCGGTGCCTTCCAGCGCCTGCGCGCGGGCCAGGTGCCAGCGCGCGCGCAGGTTCTGCGGCACCGCCTGCGGATCGCTGCCCAGCGCCTGCAGCGCCTGCGCCGGCTGCCGGTCGGCCAGGGCCAGCTCGGCGTTGACCAGGGCCAGCCGCACCTTGCTCAGGCCCGACAGCTGGCGCGGCTGCACCTGCGCGGCCAGGCTGCGCGCGCGCGCGACATCGCCACCCTCGTACCAGGCGAAGGCGGCATCGGCCAGCAACTGGTTGCGCGTGCTGCCGGTGGCGGTGGCGGCCTGCGCCTCGAGCTGCTGCGCCGCTTCCCGCGGCTTGCCCTGCTCCAGCAGCGCCAGCGCCGCGGACTGGGCCGGCGACGACGCGCTCTGCGTCACGCTGGTGGTGGCGCAACCGGTGAACAGC
Protein-coding regions in this window:
- a CDS encoding penicillin-binding protein activator — its product is MNKRFARISALSLLALLFTGCATTSVTQSASSPAQSAALALLEQGKPREAAQQLEAQAATATGSTRNQLLADAAFAWYEGGDVARARSLAAQVQPRQLSGLSKVRLALVNAELALADRQPAQALQALGSDPQAVPQNLRARWHLARAQALEGTGDATAALDERARADIGLTGQARSDNQRAIVRQLAALNDATLQARAAALAAGDPLYNFAGRALISRGLALPRPFDRGEQWGFDTGKRPPAERDGYRPPAKLAVLLPLSGTLATAAAPVRDGLLAGYYGETRRRPEIDFIDTTGTAAGALAAYQKAIDGGADFVVGPLGRDEVTALFARDALPVPLLALNRGTSAPPAGSAGFSLAPEDDGIAAAEYLLAHERRNALVIGSNDDNGRRAVAAFRERFVERGGKLAASVSVAEVPGDVGAQLRNAGAADAVFLAVKGGTARALAPQLVLAGFAGKSRVATSQLVLGTGKPEDDLVLDGIAYPSELWNVRGVGGLPAASSVAETLPTARGPAARLFAFGYDAWQISAYLEKLATGAEANLRGATGVLHLDGFGNILRTPAWSTFSGGRATPLPDGR